The window AACACGAGTAAATTTCCATCGTGTTAGGTCTTCTCAAGCTAACAGAAAAAAGTTAAACTATTGACTCTTTACAATCCTGGGACCCACTGTTGTCCACCACAGGACATGAGAATAGGGCCTCTTGACAGTAGCTGTTGCTTTTCAAACTGAACCCTGATGCCCCCAAGTGGAGTAGGCAGTAAGCAGTGCATACCTGTTCCTGCGAAGGGAGCAAGATTCTGAAGTTTTCTGTAAGATTTTTTGGAGGGAAGGCAGAGGAGGGATGGATGCCTTTTTCTGAAGCATAAGGCATTGGCCAGTGCTCAAGACAGAGTTCCTGACTAAATAAACCagatccacggtatgcatccgatgaagtgagctgtagctcacgaaagctcatgctcaaataaattggttagtctctaaggtgccacaagtactcctttttttttttgcgaagacagactaacacggctgttactctgaaacagatctgGTATGTATAGCTCTTAGATTACTGTGGTTGTAGCAGCTTTCATGGAAGTACAGTGAACTGGATGGGAACACAGGAaatttaatcacgattaatcgcacttataaaaatacaatatcaattgaaattttttttctacattttcaatattgatttcagttacaacacagaatacaaagagcacagtgctcactttatattattattttattacaaatattttcactgtaaaatgataaacaaaagaaatagtatttttcaattcacctcatacaagtactgaagtgcaatctctttatcgtgaaggtgtaacttacaaatgcagatttttcttggTTAcgtaactgcattcaaaaacaaaacagtataaaactttagagcctacaagtccactcagtctgtCGTCTTATTCTGCCAATTTGTAAGACAGAGAAGTTTGTtgacatttacgggagatactgctgcctgcttcttatttacaatgtcacctgaaagtgagaacaggcgttcacacgACACTTTtatagctggtgttgcaaggtatttgcatgccagatatgctaaacattcgtatgccccttccatgcttcggccaccatcccagaggacatgcttccatgctgatgttgctcgttaaaaaaataatgcatcaattaaatttgttactgTACTCCTTGccgggagaattatatgtctcctgctctgttttacccacattctgcatatatttcatgttatggcagtctcagatgatgacccagcacatgttcattttaagaacactttcacagcagatttgacaaaatgcaaagaaggtaccgatgtgagatttctaaaaatagctacagaactcgacccaaggtttaagaatctgaagtgccgtccaaaatctgagagggatgaggtgtggagcatctttcagaagtcttaaaagagcaacacttgggtgtgaaaactacagaacccaaaccaccaaaaaagaaaataagccttctgctggtggcatctgactcagatgatgaaatgaacatgcgtcagtccacactgctttggatcgttagcaagcagaacccatcattagcatggaagcatgtcctctggaatgttggttgaagcatgaagggacaaatgaatcttcagcacatctgacacataaatatctTACTATGCCAGCTACAAGAGTgtcatgtgaacgcctgttctcactttcagaattgtaaacaagaagcacaCCGCATCGTCTCTttcaaattgtaaccaaccttgtttgtctgagtgattggctgaccaagaagtaggactgggtggacttgtaggctctaaagttttacattgttttattgttgaatgcagtttattttgtacataattctacatttgtaagttcaactttcatgataaagagattgcactacagtacttgtatgaggtgaattgaaaaatattttttttttgttttttacagtgcaaatatttgtaataaaaataaatataaagtgagcactgtgtatataatgtcttctgcagtttccacagtatgcatccgatgaagtgagctgtagctcacgaaagcttatgctcaaataaattggttagtctctaaggtgccataagtactccttcactgtacactttgtattctgtgttgtaatttaaattaatatatttgaaaatatagtaaacatccaaaaatatttaaaataaatggtattctgttgtttaacagcacgattaatcgcaattaattttttgaatcacgcaattaatcgcaatttttttaatcgcttgacagccctatgaaaaactatcatatccccacttccATTCTCccttgtcttctcttctccatactaaacaaacccagttttttcaatcctTCCTCAGAGGTAGTGCTTTCTAGATctttatttttgttactcttctctggactttctccagtttgtccacatctttcctgaaatatggtgtccagaactggacacagtactccagttgaggcctaatcagcagtGAGTAGCGCAGAAGAATTACttattgtgtcttgcttacaacattcctgcaaATATATCCAAGAATTATgcttgcttttttgcaacagagttacactgttcactcatatttagcttgtgatccactgtgacctccccccccccatctctttccgcagtactccttcctaggcagttatttcccattttgtatgtgtgtaactgattgttcatGTTAGTTTAAAGTTTATGTATCCATTTAGGATGCCTGTTCGCAGAGAAGTTGACACATAATGCACTGCAcccatttttctccttttattaaaGGTATTGGACTACCCTACTTCAAAGCAGTCCCCTGGTAACTAATTATTCTCAGTTCTGCACTGATGTCCTCTTCTCACCCAACTTCCACAAATGGCCAGTTTAGCGGAATGAAATTTGAATGGTTAATGGTAACAAAAACACTGGAACCTCATAATGCGTGTGGCTTCCTCACACGTAGACACCACAAGATAATAATATTTGGCCTTCAATCTGGGATTATAATTTCCTTAAATCTGttgcaaataaaatataaatatttgggACATAAAAATCATCTGGATTATCCATGATCTAGAAATAAGCATAAAAAACAGATTGTTGTAATTATCTTTATTCACCTCGAAACTAAAGAAATGTAGAAGGACTTTTTCATTGAAGAATGACAATGCTGGCTGACCGAGGAAGACCAAGTTCAAGTTGAGGCATGTTAACTTATTATCACTGTTCTCCCCACTCTGGCCCATCCTTATGTAATGTGACATGAACTCAGCCATTCAGGGGGTGAATTTTGGAGCGGATTATATGAAAAGCATCAGTATGTGATGAGTTGTAAACACATGTACTAATGCAGGTTAATTCCTTTGCTCCTTCTTTCTGCTTTGCTTTCTTGCTTGATCTTGCTTCGAAATTCTTCACACGTACCATCTCAAGTTAGTTTTACTGAAGTAACCGAGAACCAACATTGGTTGGTAATTTAGAGGTTTCTAAAGCTTTCAGCCTAGCACATTTGTGTGGAGAGGCATAAAGTGTAGACTGGCCACAACATTGGCAGCATTAGTAAAGATGTTCATTGAAATCTGAAAATGGATATCATGGAAACTTGGAATGATACCATGGCAGTACTTGGATTGTTATTGCCCACAGAGGAATTTTTTGGTTTGTGGTAATAATGATCTTGTCAATGAACCAGATTTATTTGCTTTAAGAGGAATAGTTCTTCAAATTCCGATAATGGCAGGTAATTATGTTCCCTAATCTCAGGCATTCTCTTTTTgggccggggaagggggggaagaatCCATTATTTAACACTGAGATATTTGAAAGTAAAGAATGGGACATTTTAAATTCCATTCCCTGAGTAatgggaaattattttaaatgttgctgTAAAATGTGTGTTTTGCATTTATCATCAAAGTGAATTACCAATATGAAATTTGAAACACCAAGAGAAATAGGCCAAATATCCTGAGGCTGAGATTCAGGGAGAGCTCTCTTGAGATTTCATAAAGCACTTCAAATCTTTGTGAAATTGTATATATgtctttggtttggtttgtttcacTGCTAGTGAAACCATAATTGGCAAAGTTTGGAACACTAGATGGCCAGCAGTTTTGCTAGTGTAGGCAGATAAATGGAACAAGAATTGTCTGTCAGCGTTTGCTATCCTGAAGCTCTATAGCCAGGAAtgcgggggttggatggatggCTTTTCTGTATTTCTCCCCTTTACCCTAGCCTCTTATTTTTGCTTGAGGTAGAGGGATGCTTTTGTCTTGTACTTCAGTGGCATTTAATTATTGCTGTATAAAAAGAGGTGTCCTCTAAAAGATGAGTCTTAACTCTTCAAAAAATATTACTGAAAGGCAGCATGTTCCTGTGGTTAGGACACTTGTCTCCattcctgactctgctgctgaccttggacaagtcacttcacctctttgagcctctgtttccttcccacctgtgtgtgtttggattgtaagctcttcagaacagGGATGGTCTCTTAGGATGCGTTTTTATAGTGCCCAGAACAATGGAGCCCCAAGCAAGACTGGTGCCTCtaggcaccactgtaatacaaatatcaATCACTTTTAGGGTGACTatacatcccattttggctgtgacagtcccttttttaagccctgtcacGTCCTTCCTGACTTCTTTGGCAGAAGTGgccatttgtcccgtttgctcttgccaacttgaccAGGGACAGAGAAAATGGTTACTATTTGTAAAGCATCACATAAACTTACAGTGCTATGGaaggtggtggttgttgttttttaaacaacaataggccttttccatctctaatctGTCTGATTCAGTTCACACTGTTTGTTCAATATACTTTCAAAGTACTGTACCTACATGTCTGTGCAAAATCTTTACCTTAACCCTGAAAAATCTGCTGTATTGGTTAGGTGCAGGTGTGGAGCTGATAACAAAAGCATGTGCACTGTAACAAGGCGAATGATTCCAAGACAGTCTCCAGTGTATAGTGTATTTCCTCTTTCCAGTAGGTTTGCTATCTCCTTCTAGTGCATGAGTACATCTGTGCATCCGAGGGGGTCTGTCAGCCAATATCTGTTTTGTGCATGCATGTTTTTAATAAGCTAGTTTTCCACAGTTCTAAGGAAGGAAGATAATGCGTTTGGAAGCCAGACAGGCAGCATATCACATGGTACATTAGCAGAAAACGCAGCTGATGACAAGCACCAAATTCTTTGCGGCGGAAAATCTCAAgctttccccctctttttctgTGTCTTGCAGAAACTGGCAGTGGCCAAGAGTATGTGACCTCAGAGAACCAGCTGCTCTATTATCCCAGCATCACCTATGCTATAATCGGCAGCTCGGTTATCTTTGTGCTGGTGGCGGCCTTCCTCGCCTTGGTTTTGCACCACCAACGAAAACGCAACAACCTCATGAGCCTGCCTGTGCATCGACTGCAGCACCCTGTCCTCCTGTCCCGGCTGGTGGTCCTTGATCATCCACATCATTGCAGCGTCACCTACAATGTCAACAATGGAATTCAGTACATGTCCAACCAGACCTGCCATAGGCCACTGGATCTGGATTCTCCACCATCCTATACAGAGGCTGTGTTAGACCAAAGGTATGTATGGGAATTAAGTCTCCCCAAAGTTATACTAGCAATTGCAATTCCTAGACTCTGTGGGTCACCATGCTTTCTGTGTGTTTTTCATTATAGCATTTATGCACATTGTTTGATTTGACAGGGTACAAATATTCCCTATGTTCTAATACTATAATTGTACTATATTATAATGCCCTATaattaggtttggaaggattagattatATTGGTAAATATCGTtttcaccgtacacacacaaactgacaaaaattatcgaaatttacagataggcaaagtaaaaaTATACTGctggagaacttattagagtttgatttaagtaTATTTACTTCGTATATTTTAACATGTGATGTTGaccatttgttttttaatggttataaagcttcaaCTCTTTGAATCTCATTGTCTGctgttattaaataattgtctgacccctcCATTGTTTGTTCCCCCTACATCAATTTCccccaactgtgaaaatttaaatagaaatttttaaaaaatacttaaacataaacattgatattattcaTCAGAATTCTcttaaaatcaaattctgccaatcCTACCTGTAACTATTGATTGTTCACTTACATGGGAACAAATTCAACCAGTCTCTTCTGTGTGCACAGgaaaaaggttccccctcccagCTTCACCTTAACCTGTAGAATTAATAGTCCAGAAGTCTCTCTGCACCCAGTGGCATGAAAGAGATTTAAGGGTTCAAGGGGCATCACCTGAGTACACTTCTCTTTTGTGGTCACTCCTGCTCTTGACACAAGTAGTCAGTACCCCCTGGCTCTTTGGGGTTCTACAGGGATGACTGGAATATGGAAGAAAACTATCACTTCAGCAACGTTCTTCATGCCAATCTGGGAGCGAAGTATGAAAACCCTGAGTTTGCTCCATAGTAAATATCAGATGCTCAGAGTTTAAATACACAGTGCCAGCTCCTGTAGCACTCCAAATGAAGTCAAGGAGTCTCCCTTGattaagggctgcaggatttgtcCAAAGGTCAATTGTCGTCTTAGCCAAAATGAAATCAAAAAAATTGTATCTCACAAGGTCTTCAGTGCTAGAGGCATTAAGTGTGATAACCCAGATACATGGCACTAGTCTGCTTCCAAAGGTTTTAGACAAGTAAGACTTCTGCACTTCTTtagaaattcaaaaataaaatacgTATATGTGACGagttcagtcacagagatccccttgggactgtcatctgacgtgctgaaattacctctgagtccgttttccctgccagcttgacgcttccagaaccctgtcttgttgaggcAGACACACTAGTCtgttgcaacacagacccagggtctgggccatgcccacaaagctgcaggctttaagcTCTGCAGGttacctgactccagcacccagccacccagccccaatgggatccaaaccccaaatgaatctgttttactctgtataaagcctATACATGGTAAACTCACAAATTGTCAGCCCTCTATAATACTAATAGAGAGATATGCaaagctgtttgctcccccagatattaatcacttattctgggttaattaataaacaaacgTGAtcttattaagtataaaaagtaggatttaaggggtttcaagtaataacagacagaataaagtaagtcaccaagcaaaataaagcaaaaacacgcaagtcaaagcctaatacattaagaaaactgattacaggtaatatctcactctcagagatattccaataagctttcatggactagactccttcctagtctgggcccaatcctttccccggtacagtccttgttaattccagcagacatcttaggtggtaaacaggggctttctcatgactggcccccctctctgtcctgctccacccctttttatggccttggcacaaggcgggaatcttctgtgtctctgggtccccacccctccttgtaggtggaaaagtaccagatttaagatggatttcatcctgcctccattcttcctgggctggcgcacacatacacaggaaggtttgcaagtaaacagagccatttacagctcattgattctgaagcacccttaatggcttccacttaacatgtttacatcagttacacaagtttatatcttattctcctaacttcagacagagaaataatacatgcaaacatatgggatgaccacactcagtagctcataagctttgtaatgacaccttacaagagaccttttgcatgaagcatattccagttacatcatattcacagtcataagcatatttttataaagcatatggCGTGCAACATCACAATATATATCTGTGAACCCCGCAAAAGCATGTGGATTCAAATATGCTGTTTCTTTCCAACAAGCCTGTAGCCCTTTCTGAATAGTACTTTTTGCCTATTTTTCCATAGAAACACCATTCACTTTATTTGTAGAGACCAAGATACACATCCCCAGATTTTTCACCTCTGTTTGTAAATTTATAAATGATTTTGTTGTATATATCTCCCTTTGTCCTGAAGTATCCCTAAACGCTCTTTTAAACTGTAATTGTTATACAGAAAGCTCTTCACCCCATTGCTGAGTTGAAGCCATCTTTGGCGTGAACCATGGCAGCTGGTTAAGAGTGCACAGTATATAACcatttagggcaggaagtgaTTACCCTGTGAAAAATGAAACAACAGAGAaaatttagggaggcagaatgtaactACGCTATTGGAACTTGACCAGGACACGAGTTTAACATCCCTGCTATtggtggtgcataggccttgagctggcccctctgcacagggatgaatttccacatttgcaaaacactttgagatcctcagatattGCTGTAGAACTGTTGTTgttttatctcttttttttttctttctttctttctttctttcttatgttGGGATGGAAACTCATAACCTGTTAGAACAAAAGTCTGGAGCTCGTTATACTTCCCCTTgtgccattgtcttcagtaacCGTGTTACTCTCTTGTATTTGCAGCAGACCCCCTTGGTTTGATCTTCCTCCACCCCCTTACTGCTCAGATTCTGAATCCCCCAGTCTGACAGATCTCCCTCCTTACCAATCTCGGACAGGAAGCTTGGTGAGCACAGACACCCCAATGGCAGGAAGCCCCTTGAGCACAGGCAGCAGTCGGACAAGAGGTGTCAGTAACAGTATGGACCATCGCAGGAATCTTCGTGAGAGAACACCTGAGCAAAATGACTCTCTGATCAATCCTGTTGCTGAAAGAGAAATGTGACCGGGGTATTGAAAAGGGTATATGGGTTAGTCTGCTGTGGCTTGTTACCgtcagagatgggcctgagctgtgAAGTTCAGAATGGGATTTGATTTGACTCCAAGTTCAAACTTCCCCAAGTTTCACAGGTGCTCTGTTTTGGTGTTTGGGCTTATCATAGGCAAAGACCAGAGCCATGAGTTGTAGATCCAGGTTCACATCTGAACTGCCCAGAGTTGGTAGAAGAGGGGTTAAGTCTGGGATTCCGGTTCAGATCTGTTGAATACTTAAGACTTTGTGATTTAATGTATTTCAGGGTGTACtttactgtatatgtatatatgtgctTGTGTAATATGTATAGGTATTCCACACAAAAAACTGTTAAAACATTCAGGTTaccaagtcaagcactcagaataTAGGAAATGATGGAATTCAGGTTGCCTGGGAAACCTTAATTTGacccccttttgtgtgtgtgcattaaggtacaatctttaattacatgatcacacactaaTTTTTTCTACAGGATCCCTGCCTCTTGGCGTGCACAGGATGGATTGTGCTCCATtagtgagcagctattcaatattttgttttagcctCATTGTTCAATTTGTGGTTCTAGGCCTTATTTATTGCACACTACTCAAACCCTGCTGTgcagacagaattattaatttcctcatggttTTTCTGTGGCATTTATCATAGCATCTAAgaagcttcacaaatattaatgaagttATTTTCACAACAACTCTGAGATGAAGTGgtggtatccccattttacagatgggaaatgagGCACGGAGAGATTAAGGttaaaagtgtccactaattttgggtgcccaatttgagacaccttggACCTGATTTTTAGAGCACTTAACATtctatagcactttatatgttcaaacatacctcccattgtcttcagttgcagctgtgagtgctcagcacttctgcaggtcagaccccagggtctcaagtcTGGCACCCAGATACTGAGGAACACACAGTAAGTGGCCAcctctgaaaagtttggtttaagtgacttgcccagtgtcacataGGAACTCGGTTGCAAAGGGAGATAGAATTTCAGTTTTCCAGGGCAACTTTCAGCTGCTGtaaccataagaccatcctttctcttctgcGGTCACCTGCTTCATccactacacaccttccagcttctgcagTAAATGAGGCAGGACTCCTACAGACGAGTTGCTtttactacacaaccctgatttatCCCCAGAGCAAGTGCATCCTGTGCACTGATTGAGGCAGGGATCCTGAGGAAAACATAGTGTGTGATCATGTAGGTTAAGACTGTACCATAATGGAGATGCCCAAAGACTCCAAACTAAAGTTGTGCACATAACCTACTTGATTAGCAAGCTTAATGTTTTTATGTAACTTTTTGTGTGGAATttcataggtttttttaaaaaagcaaactgaagaaACAAATTCCAATATGTAGCATCATATTAACATCTAGCATAGGTCATCAGCAGAGCTGGAACCTTTAGATCTGCACAgacttctgccacttgagctaatggagtaactgatagctgTAGTAAGTTGTCATCCTAGCAGGGGATGTGATACACTTTGCAACTGGGTTTCAAAGATATTTGTTGACCACAGAGGGATGGTGAGGCTCAGGAACCATGAGTTTCATTCCAAGCTCTTAAGGGGAGTGTCCTCTAGTGGCCACAAACCCTCTGCCAATTCCTCTCATGCAGTGTGTTTTGTCCCATAGTCTCCAACCTGACCCTGTTCTGTCTTTTCTCCACCCCAGCTCCTAATCCCAGTTGCATTCTCGTCACCTAGCCAAtgccagtctccactcctcaggcttctcgtGGCCAAACAGTCCTAGTCTCCTTATCCTTGCTGTAAGTCCTGCTGTCCGTCAGCATcccgccccctcctctccctcctcccccccaggttCCTGGCTGCTCATCTAGTTTCTCTTCACCCTGTCAAAGATCCTCCTCCATCTTAGCCTTTCCTCACCTAATACATGGCTCTTTGTCCCagattttcccctctccctggtTTCTTGTCTGTCTGTTTGCCTTGCCAGtcccatttctccccccacaCTTCAGGTCCTCATCAgatctgtttcccccccccccttcgccTCAGCTCcctgtctccttgcccagcccgtctccctctctccctgatCCAGTTTGGTTCTTGTCCTCTCTGCGTTTGAGTCAGGTGGctccctcctccacactgcctgagGTCCAGGAGGGGTTCACTGATCGTGTAGAAGAGActagctccctgctctcagttccaacgcccagccccctcttcccctctctgctccctacctgcagcagccaggtcctgcttctcccaCACCCCGCAATCCCTTGACTGGAGCATGCTCAATGTGAACAAAATTTTTGGAAATTTTAACTTTGAAGCTATGACAAGTCTCTGAGTAAACTGAGGTTTTCACATTTGGatgattttttccacaggaaaagcaaaaggcacatcccttaCATGAAAGCCACTTTCTGACAagtttcaaatccctgctccaacaCATGAGGGCACTAAAACTTCTCAACCAAGTGGTTGTAAGAATTGTTTTAATGtggcaaaacaatatattttccctAATTTTGTTCTCTGAAACTGCTggaccattttggctgaaacattaaaaacaaaattcagccACTGGCAgatacctggcatggaaaatttcagcccaaatggctaAAGCTTGGAAAAGCAAAAGCAACTGAAgacagggtcttataatgaaaAGTATCAGGCAACCATAATAGGCATACTGCCAGCACTGCCTGTAAAATATATATCCATGCATACACATATGGCTTTTTACATAACATAAAATGGGtatgtgtgcatatatatgtAACGTATTTCACTGGCATACATATCTGGTATCTTTGGAAACAAGACTTAAATTTCATACTAAAAAATATTGGTGTCAAGTGGAAAACCATTTATTTTCTACAACGTTTGCTATTATTCATAGTTTCCCTGCCTGAAATTTAAGTTTCTGCATAAATTAAAAGCACAGTGGAATTACACAAGGCATTAATTCAGCCCAGTATTTCTTTCTTCCATTTTATGTTCTCATTCTTGGAATATTTCCATCTGAAATGTTTGGACCATAAGTGAAAGAGTGTTTAAATGCCATTGTGAAAAGCTGTGTTGTAGGTACAGGGAGTCAGTGTGAAAGGAAGAAAGCTAAGCTGTCCCTATTGCTGCTACTTTAAATGCCGCTATATTCCTAtggtttatttttatatacagtAGAGATGACAGTGCCCTTTCTCATATCCAGACAGAAATTAGCCCTGAAATATAGTCTTATCCGATTCTTCATATAGAGCCTGATACACCATTGccttactccagatttatgccaGTGCACATAGgcataaaatagaaataatagaGGTGAAACAATGTAAGGTtttcagagcacagctccaaactGATCTTGGGCAAACTCATATAGTTTATGGTCCCATATAATAGAGCATTTGTCAGCGTTCCATTTACCTATGTGTATCATAGGCATCAGTTCTCTtcttatcactgtagtatcttgGAGCCAGAAATTTTGGTGAATTCTACAAATATAGGTGGATTTAAACGTGGGATGGTGCAGTAGAAAGCATCACTGATATCTCTGCTTTCCCCTTAAGTTAATTATCAGCAGCATTTCCATATGGTCCCTGCGCAGCCCATCTTTCTTGGGGCACTCAGGACTGTTGGTTACTATGTTACCCACTGTCTATGTGCAAGAGAGACTTGCTGGTGCTAAACTGGGTGTCACTCCAGT of the Eretmochelys imbricata isolate rEreImb1 chromosome 6, rEreImb1.hap1, whole genome shotgun sequence genome contains:
- the LOC144266533 gene encoding low-density lipoprotein receptor class A domain-containing protein 3-like, with protein sequence QAPNSLRRKISSFPPLFLCLAETGSGQEYVTSENQLLYYPSITYAIIGSSVIFVLVAAFLALVLHHQRKRNNLMSLPVHRLQHPVLLSRLVVLDHPHHCSVTYNVNNGIQYMSNQTCHRPLDLDSPPSYTEAVLDQSRPPWFDLPPPPYCSDSESPSLTDLPPYQSRTGSLVSTDTPMAGSPLSTGSSRTRGVSNSMDHRRNLRERTPEQNDSLINPVAEREM